A window of the Proteus terrae subsp. cibarius genome harbors these coding sequences:
- a CDS encoding phosphoenolpyruvate-utilizing N-terminal domain-containing protein: MVSIVLVSKSLTLANGIKELVNQTVDRQVKIAIATNYQTPSDLANEVPPETILTAIKKCYSKQGVLVLLDTYHSAQNAALAIANLEHNVATNVALSSAPIVEGTLAAANSIALGASLEEAEKAAHKTITIKKLQLGENLPNFNIHPKNTNYESVRIITAPVWLYPYHRFVIPRKKISSHLLLEEQKRLVKAIERSKKDIDWLTEEAYRKIGEQYAHIFSSHRFLLENTELQLTVCSMISKHHCNAEFALQQTFIDLIDTYAQMDDDNMRARESDLDDILSRLLRYLTSAPPPITHPPYTNAILVTKQLHPSTLMAIDTNKIKGILLSHGNPLSNTTVLANALDIPIINEAGRQALSLTDGQNITLKKVQNIWLYQNTYISH, from the coding sequence ATGGTCAGTATCGTATTAGTTTCAAAGAGCCTTACGCTCGCCAATGGTATCAAAGAGCTCGTTAATCAGACTGTAGATCGCCAAGTAAAAATTGCCATTGCGACCAACTACCAAACACCTTCTGATCTTGCTAATGAAGTGCCACCAGAAACCATACTCACAGCAATTAAAAAGTGTTATAGCAAACAAGGTGTACTCGTTTTACTCGATACTTATCATTCAGCACAAAACGCAGCACTCGCCATCGCTAATCTTGAACATAACGTTGCCACAAATGTTGCGTTAAGTTCAGCTCCGATTGTTGAAGGCACCTTGGCTGCCGCCAATAGTATTGCGCTAGGCGCTTCACTTGAAGAAGCAGAAAAAGCAGCACATAAAACCATTACAATTAAAAAACTGCAATTAGGCGAAAATCTTCCTAATTTTAATATTCATCCTAAAAACACAAATTACGAATCTGTCAGAATTATCACCGCACCTGTTTGGCTATACCCTTATCATCGTTTCGTGATCCCTCGTAAAAAAATATCCTCTCATTTATTACTTGAAGAGCAAAAACGTCTCGTAAAAGCGATTGAGCGATCCAAAAAGGATATAGACTGGTTAACTGAAGAAGCGTATCGCAAGATTGGAGAACAATATGCTCATATTTTTTCTAGTCATCGCTTCTTATTAGAAAATACTGAATTACAACTGACTGTATGTAGCATGATAAGCAAACATCACTGTAATGCTGAATTCGCCTTACAGCAGACATTTATTGATTTAATAGATACTTACGCACAAATGGATGATGATAATATGCGTGCTCGTGAAAGTGATTTAGATGATATTTTATCTCGATTACTACGTTATTTAACTTCTGCTCCTCCTCCAATCACGCATCCTCCTTATACAAACGCAATTTTAGTAACAAAACAGCTTCATCCTTCAACATTAATGGCTATTGATACCAACAAAATTAAAGGGATTTTATTAAGTCACGGGAACCCTCTATCTAATACCACAGTATTAGCTAATGCATTAGATATTCCAATTATTAACGAGGCGGGAAGACAAGCTCTTTCGCTGACTGATGGGCAAAATATCACACTTAAAAAAGTCCAAAATATTTGGCTTTATCAAAATACCTATATTTCTCATTAA
- the glpT gene encoding glycerol-3-phosphate transporter, translating into MLSLFRPAPHKARLPKEQIDPVYRRLRWQIFMGIFFGYAAYYLVRKNFALAMPYLVEEGFSKGDLGFALSGISIAYGFSKFIMGSFSDRANPRYFLPAGLILASLVMLVMGFVPWATSSIMIMFVLLFLCGWFQGMGWPPCGRTMVHWWSQKERGGIVSIWNCAHNVGGGLPPLLFLLGMAWFNDWKAALYMPAFAAILVAMIAFALMRDTPQSCGLPSIEEYKNDYPPDYKETDEQELTAKEIFMKYVFPNKLLWMIAIANVFVYLLRYGVLDWSPTYLREVKHFAMDKSSWAYFLYEYAGIPGTLLCGWMSDKVFKGNRGATGVFFMTLVTIATIVFWMNPAGNPNVDMACMLIIGFLIYGPVMLIGLHALELAPKKAAGTAAGFTGLFGYLGGSVAASAIVGYTVDYFGWDGGFMVMIGGSALSVVLLLIVMITETKHKREMLQKYE; encoded by the coding sequence ATGTTAAGTCTGTTTAGACCTGCGCCACATAAAGCGCGTTTGCCAAAAGAGCAGATAGATCCCGTCTATCGTCGTTTACGTTGGCAGATCTTTATGGGGATTTTCTTCGGTTACGCTGCTTATTATTTAGTAAGAAAAAACTTTGCGTTAGCAATGCCTTACCTTGTAGAAGAAGGGTTCTCTAAAGGTGACCTAGGTTTTGCGTTATCAGGGATCTCAATTGCTTATGGTTTCTCTAAGTTTATTATGGGATCGTTCTCTGACCGCGCTAACCCACGTTATTTCTTACCTGCAGGTCTTATTTTAGCGTCTTTAGTGATGCTAGTTATGGGCTTTGTGCCATGGGCAACTTCGAGCATTATGATTATGTTCGTTCTGTTGTTCCTTTGTGGTTGGTTCCAGGGTATGGGTTGGCCTCCTTGTGGACGTACCATGGTTCACTGGTGGTCACAGAAAGAACGTGGCGGTATCGTTTCTATCTGGAACTGTGCGCATAACGTCGGCGGTGGTTTACCTCCATTACTGTTCTTATTAGGTATGGCGTGGTTTAACGACTGGAAAGCAGCGTTATACATGCCTGCATTTGCAGCAATCTTAGTTGCTATGATTGCATTCGCATTAATGCGCGATACCCCTCAATCTTGTGGTTTACCTTCAATCGAAGAGTACAAAAACGACTACCCACCTGATTATAAAGAAACTGACGAACAAGAACTGACTGCAAAAGAAATCTTTATGAAGTATGTGTTCCCTAACAAACTTCTGTGGATGATTGCAATTGCGAACGTGTTCGTTTACTTACTACGCTACGGCGTGCTGGACTGGTCACCAACTTATCTGCGTGAAGTAAAACACTTCGCAATGGATAAATCATCATGGGCTTACTTCTTATACGAATACGCAGGTATTCCGGGCACACTGCTGTGTGGTTGGATGTCGGATAAAGTGTTCAAAGGTAACCGTGGTGCAACTGGCGTGTTCTTCATGACCTTAGTGACTATCGCAACTATCGTATTCTGGATGAACCCAGCGGGTAACCCGAATGTTGATATGGCGTGTATGTTAATCATCGGTTTCTTAATCTACGGTCCTGTTATGTTGATTGGTCTGCATGCTCTTGAGCTTGCACCGAAAAAAGCAGCAGGTACAGCAGCAGGCTTTACCGGTTTATTCGGTTACTTAGGTGGTTCTGTTGCGGCGAGTGCTATCGTAGGTTACACAGTTGACTACTTCGGCTGGGATGGTGGCTTTATGGTCATGATCGGCGGTAGCGCACTGTCTGTTGTATTATTACTTATCGTGATGATTACTGAAACCAAACACAAACGTGAAATGCTTCAGAAGTACGAATAA
- the glpA gene encoding anaerobic glycerol-3-phosphate dehydrogenase subunit A: MMSGSPVTETDVIIIGGGATGAGMARDCARRGLRCVLLERHDIATGATGRNHGLLHSGARYAVTDPESARECIEENMILKRVARHCVEKTDGLFITLPEDSLEFQQTFIQSCQAAGIDAQAISPEEAIRLEPSVNPNLIGAVKVPDGTVDPFRLTAANMLDAREHGAQVLTYHEVVGLIREGDRVKGVKVYDHQAKKLYEIRAQIVANAGGIWGQKIAEYGELKVRMFPAKGALLILGHRINNMVINRCRKPADADILVPGDTISLIGTTSTRVPYDEIDNMYVTPEEVDILIREGSMLAPKLAQTRILRAYAGVRPLVASDDDPSGRNVSRGIVLLDHAQRDGLEGFITITGGKLMTYRLMAEWATDKICEKLNVSAKCTTAEEALPGSRQSAEQALRSVVSLPAPIRGSAVYRHGDLANKLLSNERSDKSLVCECEAVTAGEVRYAVNSLTVNNLLDLRRRTRVGMGTCQGELCACRAAGLLNRLQVTTPHESEQQLAHFLNERWKGIRPIAWGNALRESEFTSWVYQGLCGLDADMIEKTASAEADNEI; this comes from the coding sequence ATGATGAGCGGTTCACCAGTGACAGAAACTGATGTCATTATTATTGGCGGGGGAGCAACTGGTGCGGGCATGGCAAGAGACTGTGCACGCCGTGGATTACGTTGCGTCCTGCTAGAAAGACATGATATTGCAACCGGTGCAACCGGTCGAAATCATGGATTGTTACACAGTGGTGCGCGTTATGCAGTAACAGACCCAGAGTCAGCGCGTGAGTGTATTGAAGAAAACATGATTTTAAAACGGGTCGCTCGTCATTGTGTTGAAAAAACGGATGGCCTTTTTATTACCCTTCCTGAAGATTCTTTAGAGTTTCAACAGACCTTTATTCAATCTTGCCAAGCTGCAGGGATTGATGCTCAAGCGATTTCACCCGAAGAAGCTATTCGCTTAGAGCCTTCTGTTAACCCTAATTTAATCGGTGCGGTTAAAGTTCCTGATGGCACAGTTGATCCTTTCCGTTTAACGGCCGCAAATATGTTAGATGCCCGCGAACATGGCGCTCAAGTACTGACTTATCATGAAGTCGTTGGACTTATTCGTGAAGGTGACCGTGTTAAAGGCGTGAAAGTTTACGATCATCAAGCGAAAAAACTGTATGAAATTCGCGCGCAAATAGTGGCGAATGCTGGGGGGATTTGGGGACAAAAAATCGCTGAGTATGGCGAGTTAAAAGTTCGTATGTTCCCAGCCAAAGGTGCATTACTGATTTTAGGTCATCGTATTAACAATATGGTGATCAACCGTTGTCGTAAACCTGCGGATGCCGATATTTTAGTTCCTGGCGACACCATTTCATTGATTGGTACAACATCAACACGAGTACCTTACGATGAAATTGACAATATGTATGTCACTCCTGAAGAAGTCGATATTCTTATCCGTGAAGGTTCAATGTTAGCGCCAAAACTGGCTCAAACTCGAATTTTACGTGCTTATGCAGGTGTGCGTCCTTTAGTGGCAAGTGATGATGATCCATCTGGTCGTAATGTGAGTCGGGGTATTGTTTTACTCGACCATGCGCAACGTGATGGATTAGAAGGCTTCATTACTATTACTGGCGGTAAATTAATGACTTACCGTTTAATGGCTGAATGGGCAACAGATAAAATCTGCGAAAAATTAAATGTTTCTGCAAAATGTACCACAGCAGAAGAAGCCTTACCGGGCTCTCGTCAGTCAGCAGAACAAGCATTACGTAGCGTCGTTTCATTACCTGCGCCAATTCGTGGTTCTGCAGTTTATCGTCATGGTGATTTAGCTAATAAATTATTGAGCAATGAGCGTAGCGATAAGAGTTTAGTTTGTGAATGTGAAGCTGTTACTGCGGGGGAAGTTCGATATGCAGTTAACTCTTTAACAGTCAACAATTTACTTGATTTACGTCGCCGTACTCGTGTGGGTATGGGAACATGCCAAGGTGAACTTTGTGCTTGTCGTGCAGCGGGTTTATTAAACCGTTTACAAGTTACTACTCCTCACGAGTCAGAACAACAGCTTGCTCATTTCTTAAATGAGCGTTGGAAAGGTATTCGACCAATCGCTTGGGGTAATGCATTACGTGAAAGTGAATTCACCAGTTGGGTTTACCAAGGTTTATGTGGTTTAGATGCTGATATGATTGAAAAAACAGCTTCAGCGGAGGCAGATAATGAAATTTGA
- the glpC gene encoding anaerobic glycerol-3-phosphate dehydrogenase subunit GlpC: MSLHDNSFEACIKCTVCTTYCPVAKVNPLYPGPKQAGPDGERLRLKDPMLYDEALKYCTNCKRCEVACPSDVKIGDIISRAKLNYNTKTPKLRDAILSHTDLMGTLSTPMAPIVNTITGLKPVRKILDKALKIDHRRELPKYSFGTFRTWMKKQVEEQARFKDQVAFFHGCYANYNHPQLGKDLVKVFNKMEIGVQLLKREKCCGVALIANGFVKQAKKQAAVNLESLTEKIVENNIPVVATSSTCTFTIRDEYEHILDVDTSKVRENIELATRYIYRLLEEGRELPLKHTPLKVVYHTPCHMEKMGWTAYSIDLIKRIPGVEVIVLDSQCCGIAGTYGFKSENYDVAQGIGAGLFRQIEESGCDLVITDCETCKWQIEMSTTKKCEHPISLLARAL; encoded by the coding sequence ATGAGTTTACATGATAACAGTTTTGAAGCGTGCATTAAGTGTACTGTTTGTACTACTTACTGCCCAGTTGCAAAAGTAAATCCACTTTATCCGGGCCCTAAACAAGCTGGCCCTGATGGTGAGCGTTTACGCCTAAAAGATCCGATGCTTTATGATGAAGCATTGAAATATTGCACTAACTGTAAGCGTTGTGAAGTTGCTTGTCCGTCAGATGTGAAGATTGGTGACATCATTTCGCGTGCGAAACTGAACTACAATACGAAAACACCAAAACTTCGTGATGCTATTTTAAGTCATACGGATTTAATGGGAACGTTATCAACGCCAATGGCGCCGATAGTAAATACTATTACAGGATTAAAACCTGTACGTAAGATCTTGGATAAAGCACTTAAAATCGACCATCGTCGCGAATTACCAAAATACTCTTTTGGTACATTTAGAACGTGGATGAAAAAACAAGTTGAAGAGCAAGCGCGTTTTAAAGATCAAGTTGCCTTCTTCCACGGTTGTTACGCTAACTATAACCACCCACAATTAGGGAAAGATTTAGTTAAAGTATTCAATAAAATGGAGATTGGTGTTCAGTTATTAAAACGCGAAAAATGCTGTGGTGTTGCATTAATAGCGAATGGTTTTGTTAAACAAGCCAAAAAACAAGCCGCAGTAAACCTTGAATCGCTGACAGAAAAAATTGTTGAAAATAATATTCCTGTCGTTGCAACATCATCAACCTGTACTTTCACTATTCGTGATGAGTATGAACATATTCTCGATGTTGATACATCAAAAGTACGTGAAAATATTGAATTAGCGACACGCTATATTTATCGTTTATTAGAAGAAGGTCGTGAATTACCACTGAAACATACTCCGTTAAAAGTGGTGTATCACACACCTTGTCATATGGAAAAAATGGGATGGACAGCATATTCCATTGATTTAATTAAACGTATCCCAGGTGTTGAGGTCATTGTTTTAGATTCTCAATGCTGTGGTATTGCCGGAACTTACGGTTTTAAATCTGAAAACTACGATGTTGCTCAAGGCATTGGAGCGGGCTTATTCCGTCAAATTGAAGAGAGTGGCTGTGATTTGGTAATTACAGACTGTGAAACCTGTAAATGGCAAATTGAGATGTCAACAACGAAAAAATGTGAACACCCCATTAGTTTATTGGCAAGAGCATTATAA
- the glpB gene encoding glycerol-3-phosphate dehydrogenase subunit GlpB yields MKFDVIIIGSGLAGLTAGIRLAEAGKSCAIISNGQSALHFSSGSLDLLTHLPDGSLVTQPKKALATLAELAPKHPYSRMGETQVSTLIEQAQALLESTKGLEYQGSGDENHYRITPVGRSRMSWMSPKRVPTHGVDQALPWKKLAVVGIEGFLDFQPQFASNTLNEQGVESIPYHIHLPLLDRLRDNPSEFRAVNIARYLDKPENTKALAEELKKHIDDSVEAIILPACIGLDAEEPVTLLQQLVGKPICLLPTLPPSLLGIRLHQALKLRFQKAGGLIMPGDRAEQVDLIGNKVTGIHTRNHTDIPIRSEHVVLATGSFFNNGLIAEFDRVYEPLMELDLLETLPRNEWTQVNVFAKQPYMRFGVDTDSQLRPMKYGEVLENVYAVGAVLGGFDPLNEGCGAGVSMISALYAAQQILQHNNSEQTTSAVVEAAQ; encoded by the coding sequence ATGAAATTTGACGTCATCATTATAGGTAGCGGACTTGCAGGTTTAACCGCAGGTATTCGTCTTGCTGAAGCCGGTAAGTCTTGCGCAATTATCAGCAATGGTCAAAGCGCACTACATTTTTCATCGGGTTCGTTGGATCTATTAACTCATCTTCCTGATGGTTCATTAGTGACTCAGCCGAAGAAAGCCTTAGCAACATTGGCTGAACTTGCCCCTAAACATCCTTATAGTCGTATGGGTGAAACGCAAGTTTCAACTTTAATTGAACAGGCTCAAGCATTACTGGAAAGTACAAAAGGCCTTGAGTATCAAGGTAGTGGCGATGAAAACCATTATCGTATTACACCTGTTGGGCGTTCACGTATGAGTTGGATGAGCCCAAAACGTGTACCCACTCATGGTGTTGACCAAGCACTGCCGTGGAAAAAATTGGCGGTTGTTGGAATTGAAGGCTTCTTAGATTTTCAGCCACAATTTGCAAGCAATACGCTGAATGAGCAAGGTGTTGAGTCTATTCCTTATCATATTCATTTACCGCTATTAGATAGATTGCGTGATAACCCAAGTGAATTTAGAGCAGTTAATATCGCTCGTTATTTAGATAAGCCTGAAAACACCAAAGCGTTAGCGGAAGAGCTGAAAAAACATATTGATGACAGTGTTGAAGCGATTATTTTACCTGCGTGTATCGGGTTGGATGCAGAAGAGCCTGTGACGCTACTTCAACAACTTGTGGGTAAACCTATCTGTTTATTACCAACATTGCCACCATCACTATTAGGTATTCGTTTACACCAAGCATTAAAACTGCGTTTCCAAAAAGCGGGCGGTTTAATTATGCCGGGTGATCGTGCAGAACAAGTTGATTTAATTGGTAATAAAGTTACAGGTATTCATACTCGAAACCATACTGATATTCCTATTCGTAGTGAACATGTTGTATTGGCAACAGGCAGTTTCTTCAATAATGGTTTAATTGCAGAGTTTGATCGTGTCTATGAACCTTTAATGGAGCTTGATTTGCTAGAGACATTACCACGCAATGAGTGGACACAAGTGAATGTCTTTGCAAAACAGCCTTATATGCGATTTGGTGTTGATACAGATAGTCAATTAAGACCGATGAAATATGGCGAAGTCTTAGAGAATGTTTACGCTGTAGGTGCTGTGTTAGGTGGGTTTGACCCTCTTAATGAAGGTTGTGGTGCGGGTGTTTCAATGATCAGCGCACTTTATGCAGCACAACAAATTTTACAGCACAATAATTCAGAACAGACCACATCTGCGGTTGTGGAGGCAGCACAATGA